One stretch of Arachis hypogaea cultivar Tifrunner chromosome 20, arahy.Tifrunner.gnm2.J5K5, whole genome shotgun sequence DNA includes these proteins:
- the LOC112785959 gene encoding uncharacterized protein — translation MTNTRGECNAITLRSGKVVKEASSSHNLQEEKVANDSEIKEEEEIHTPAPPKQVLKPYVPKAPYPQRMRKDGKDNHFSKFLEVFKKLQINILFAEALEKMSLYAKFLKELMTMKRNWGEKKIVVLTEEWNISIEKALCDLRASINLMSLAMMKRMRIDEVKPTRMALQLDDRTFKFPHRVVEDLLVKVGEFIFPANFVVLDMDEEANASIILGRPFLATAGAIIEIQKG, via the exons ATGACAAATACAAGAGGGGAATGCAATGCTATcacactaagaagtggaaaagtggtGAAGGAGGCATCTTCAAGccataacttgcaagaagaaaaggtTGCAAATGACTCAGAAATTAAGGAGGAAGAAGAGATACATACTCCAGCTCCACCAAAGCaagtcttgaagccttatgtaCCAAAAGCACCCTATCCACAACGGATGAGAAAAGATGGGAAAGACAACCATTTTTctaagttcttggaagtctttaagaagcttcaaatcaacatactGTTTGCTGAGGCACTAGAGAAAATgtcactctatgccaagttcctcAAAGAGCTCATGACCATGAAAAGAAACTGGGGAGAAAAGAAAATTGTGGTGCTCAcagaggaat GGAATATTAGCATTGAGAAGGCATTGTGTGATCTAAGAGCCAGCATCAACCTTATGTCCTTGGCCATGATGAAGAGAATGAGAATAGACGAGGTCAAACCAACAAGGATGGCACTTCAACTAGATGATAGAACATTCAAGTTTCCCCATAGAGTAGTGGAAGACTTGTTGGTTAAGGTGGGAGAGTTCATCTTCCCAGCTAATTTTGTGGTACTTGATATGGACGAAGAGGCTAATGCCTCTATTATACTTGGGAGGCCATTCCTAGCAACAGCTGGGGCAATCATTGAAATACAAAAGGGATAA